A single window of Treponema denticola ATCC 35405 DNA harbors:
- the rpsO gene encoding 30S ribosomal protein S15: MAVTKEQKASIVKKFGASEKDTGDVKVQIALLTEKINQLTNHCKDHPKDAGSRRGLISMVGHRRSLLKYYRRTDIEGYRTILKELNLRK; encoded by the coding sequence ATGGCAGTTACTAAAGAACAAAAAGCATCGATCGTAAAGAAATTCGGTGCAAGCGAAAAAGACACAGGCGATGTAAAGGTGCAGATTGCCTTATTGACCGAAAAAATTAACCAGTTGACAAACCACTGCAAGGACCATCCTAAAGATGCAGGCAGCCGACGAGGTTTGATCAGCATGGTAGGTCATAGACGCAGTTTGCTTAAATACTACCGCAGAACAGACATTGAAGGTTATAGAACTATTCTTAAAGAACTTAACCTTAGAAAGTAG
- the pnp gene encoding polyribonucleotide nucleotidyltransferase, whose protein sequence is MRKRVTYKIGEHDLILETGYLAKQANGSIYAEYAGSAILATICASGQAQEGLDYVPLTVDYNEKYYAAGKIPGGFIKREGRPKDKEILVSRLIDRPMRPLFNKEFGREIQLVPTCISTDMINPPDILAVIASSAAVHISDIPFDGPVAAARVAYKNGEYIINPTFSQIETADMEIVVAGTKEGITMVEGGANEVSEEVMLTALEKAHEMIKSLCKMQEDLRELAGKEKLPLVPLEAELENKQAIYDEAFPRLSKTLYLSTKMERREESDKVKKELAEKYAEQLEDEIQLKLFNALFEEMEYNILRTNILDKGLRVDGRGTKDIRPITCEIGVLPRPHGSAVFTRGETQSLGVVTIGTVFDEQIYDDIEGDRRENFILHYNFPPFSVGEVGRLGTGRREIGHGNLAHRSLYPMVPEREKFPYTVRVVSEVLESNGSSSMATVCSGTLSMLHAGVPMKKPVAGIAMGLITEGNDRYAILSDILGEEDHLGDMDFKVAGTADGITGFQMDIKIAGVSPEIMKNALAQAKEGRMHILGIMNQCISAPNAELSQYAPRVEMMTIPEDKIGALIGPGGKNVKAISDKYNVTINTENDGTVTIYSKDGTSDLKGAKSIVKGITSDPEVGMVYDGTVKKIMDFGAFVEILPGKEGLCHISKLSRSRVEKVSDVLKEGQEIPVKLLEIDKLGRLNLSYVDALEERSK, encoded by the coding sequence ATGAGAAAAAGAGTAACTTATAAAATCGGCGAACATGATTTAATTTTAGAAACCGGTTATTTGGCAAAACAGGCCAATGGTTCTATTTATGCGGAATATGCCGGTTCCGCAATTTTAGCTACAATCTGTGCCTCGGGACAGGCTCAGGAAGGTTTAGACTATGTCCCCCTAACGGTTGATTATAACGAAAAATATTATGCAGCCGGAAAAATCCCCGGAGGCTTTATAAAAAGAGAGGGTAGACCAAAGGATAAGGAAATCCTTGTTTCCCGTCTTATAGACAGGCCCATGCGCCCCTTGTTTAACAAAGAATTCGGACGTGAGATCCAGTTGGTTCCCACCTGTATTTCAACGGATATGATAAACCCGCCCGACATCCTTGCAGTTATCGCAAGCTCTGCAGCTGTTCATATTTCGGATATACCCTTTGACGGCCCCGTTGCAGCTGCCCGTGTCGCCTATAAAAACGGAGAATACATTATAAACCCGACATTTAGCCAAATTGAAACGGCCGATATGGAAATCGTAGTTGCCGGAACAAAAGAGGGCATTACCATGGTCGAAGGCGGTGCTAACGAGGTTTCCGAAGAGGTAATGCTCACAGCCTTGGAAAAAGCCCATGAAATGATCAAGTCTCTTTGCAAGATGCAGGAAGATTTACGCGAACTTGCCGGAAAAGAAAAACTTCCCCTCGTTCCCCTTGAAGCCGAGCTCGAAAATAAGCAGGCAATTTATGACGAAGCCTTCCCCCGTTTAAGCAAAACCCTCTATCTTTCAACAAAGATGGAACGCCGAGAAGAATCGGACAAGGTAAAAAAAGAATTGGCCGAAAAATATGCCGAACAGCTTGAAGACGAAATTCAGCTTAAACTTTTTAACGCCCTCTTTGAAGAGATGGAGTATAATATTTTAAGAACCAATATCTTGGACAAGGGCTTGCGGGTTGACGGAAGAGGCACTAAGGACATTCGTCCCATAACTTGCGAAATCGGAGTTCTTCCCCGTCCCCACGGTTCGGCAGTCTTTACACGAGGCGAAACCCAATCCTTGGGCGTTGTAACGATAGGAACAGTCTTTGACGAACAGATATATGATGACATCGAGGGAGACAGAAGAGAAAACTTTATTCTTCACTATAATTTCCCGCCCTTCTCGGTAGGGGAGGTCGGAAGACTCGGAACGGGCCGAAGAGAAATCGGGCACGGAAACCTTGCACACCGCTCCCTTTATCCGATGGTTCCCGAAAGGGAAAAATTCCCCTATACGGTCCGTGTTGTTTCGGAGGTCTTGGAATCGAACGGTTCTTCTTCGATGGCTACCGTATGCTCGGGAACCCTTTCCATGCTTCATGCGGGCGTTCCCATGAAAAAGCCGGTTGCCGGTATTGCCATGGGGCTTATCACCGAAGGAAATGACCGCTACGCCATTCTTTCCGACATTCTTGGAGAAGAAGATCACTTAGGCGATATGGACTTTAAGGTTGCAGGTACGGCCGACGGAATTACGGGCTTCCAGATGGACATAAAGATTGCAGGTGTTTCGCCTGAAATTATGAAAAATGCCCTTGCACAGGCCAAAGAAGGAAGAATGCATATTCTCGGCATAATGAACCAGTGTATTTCCGCTCCCAATGCGGAACTTTCCCAATATGCTCCAAGGGTTGAGATGATGACAATACCCGAAGACAAGATCGGTGCACTAATCGGCCCCGGCGGAAAGAATGTAAAAGCCATTTCGGATAAGTATAATGTAACAATCAATACCGAAAATGACGGTACCGTAACCATTTACAGCAAGGACGGAACTTCGGATCTTAAAGGCGCAAAGAGTATTGTTAAGGGCATCACAAGCGATCCCGAAGTCGGAATGGTCTATGACGGAACCGTAAAAAAGATTATGGACTTCGGTGCCTTTGTTGAAATACTTCCCGGAAAAGAAGGTCTTTGCCATATTTCAAAACTTTCACGCTCCAGAGTCGAAAAGGTTTCGGATGTGCTTAAAGAAGGACAGGAAATACCCGTTAAACTTTTGGAAATCGATAAGCTCGGAAGGCTCAACCTTTCTTATGTCGATGCTCTTGAAGAGCGTTCCAAATAA
- the dut gene encoding dUTP diphosphatase: MEVFTKLKEGALLPEYKTSGSAGADLRALIEEPIILKPMQRCLIPTGLSVELPKGIELQVRPRSGLALKHGITVLNTPGTVDSDYRGELAVLLINLGNEDFKIENGDRIAQAVIAQAIQADFLQKDELSNTERGAGGYGSTGIA; the protein is encoded by the coding sequence ATGGAAGTTTTTACAAAGTTAAAAGAGGGTGCCCTTTTACCGGAATACAAAACGAGCGGATCTGCCGGAGCGGATTTGCGGGCCCTTATTGAAGAACCTATTATCTTAAAACCCATGCAAAGATGCTTAATTCCTACAGGCCTTTCGGTTGAATTACCTAAGGGAATTGAGCTTCAAGTGCGTCCCCGATCGGGGCTTGCCCTAAAACACGGCATTACCGTCTTAAACACTCCCGGCACTGTAGATTCGGACTACCGCGGAGAACTCGCCGTTCTTTTAATAAATCTCGGAAATGAAGACTTTAAAATAGAAAACGGGGACCGCATCGCCCAAGCCGTTATTGCCCAAGCTATTCAGGCTGATTTTCTTCAAAAGGATGAGCTTTCCAATACCGAACGCGGAGCAGGGGGCTACGGTTCTACGGGAATAGCATGA
- a CDS encoding LptF/LptG family permease — translation MRGLSFNHKTIFVYVFKELLLYFIVSFLFFFFIFFVNQILLMAEEILSKKAPTKDVLLLLFYSLPFIIATTAPYAALIGTLMCLGRFSADHEFISMNALGISTSFILIPVFALGVFVSVGSFITNDILIPRGTIKFNEVLYNIASSTPALELESYSVKRNENSIVVSGLIKDNSIHDLLIIDSSQRGAKRFLSSSQTDVKKSNDRSIIMQLEMLNPRLLNLDLNNRSKFDVVYGESITYNVLAKDVAPKFISSSGPDKMTSYDLIKDIKQKKEAGDTSPRLLNIYIMELHRKFSVPFGAFFFVLLAFAISRAGKTYDQSTGFIVGLLISVAYWAFLIGGQMLCLESGLNINGALVMWFPNVLLVICTAVIAIKRLLK, via the coding sequence ATGAGAGGTCTGTCGTTTAATCATAAAACAATCTTTGTATATGTTTTTAAAGAACTCCTTTTATATTTTATAGTTTCTTTTTTGTTTTTCTTTTTTATTTTTTTTGTAAATCAGATTCTTTTAATGGCAGAAGAAATCCTCTCTAAAAAGGCTCCCACAAAAGATGTTTTATTGCTCTTGTTTTATTCTCTTCCGTTTATAATAGCTACAACAGCTCCATATGCAGCCTTAATCGGAACCCTCATGTGCTTAGGCCGCTTTTCGGCAGACCATGAATTTATTTCGATGAATGCTCTAGGAATTTCGACCTCCTTTATTTTGATTCCGGTTTTTGCTTTAGGAGTTTTTGTTTCGGTAGGTTCGTTTATAACAAACGATATTTTGATTCCGCGCGGGACGATAAAATTTAATGAGGTGCTTTACAATATTGCTTCTTCAACTCCTGCTCTTGAACTTGAGTCTTATTCGGTTAAGCGTAATGAAAATTCGATAGTTGTTTCAGGTTTGATAAAGGATAATTCAATCCATGATCTTTTAATAATCGATTCAAGCCAGAGGGGGGCAAAAAGATTTTTATCTTCATCTCAAACCGATGTAAAAAAATCCAACGACAGATCGATTATCATGCAGCTTGAAATGCTCAATCCCCGTCTTTTAAATTTGGATTTAAACAATAGATCTAAATTTGATGTTGTCTATGGGGAAAGTATAACCTACAATGTTCTTGCAAAAGATGTTGCCCCTAAGTTTATTTCAAGTTCAGGCCCCGACAAGATGACTTCTTATGATCTAATAAAAGATATAAAGCAAAAAAAGGAAGCCGGTGATACAAGTCCGCGTCTTTTGAATATCTATATTATGGAGCTTCACCGTAAATTTTCTGTTCCCTTCGGTGCCTTCTTTTTTGTATTGTTGGCTTTTGCTATAAGCCGTGCCGGTAAGACCTATGATCAGAGTACGGGCTTTATCGTGGGGCTTTTAATTTCAGTTGCTTATTGGGCTTTTTTGATAGGAGGGCAAATGCTCTGCCTTGAATCGGGCCTAAATATAAACGGAGCTCTTGTAATGTGGTTTCCGAATGTTTTGTTGGTAATCTGCACGGCTGTGATTGCAATAAAGAGGTTGTTAAAATGA
- a CDS encoding LptF/LptG family permease, with the protein MKLLQRYLLKLFIPTFVVAMLFFILLLQLGDLFANIVAYLQNGAQFKDIVKVMWLYIPKCIAYSVPLAILFAGSYTMGNLYAQNELTSIFSAGISLGRFTLPLLVLGFFFSVGMIFFEDNVVIKYFYEKTQLSKKLLQEEESLDTQDLVILSELGKIVYTADYFNAENQTLANAYIIVRDEDGNLSLVIKSSHMVWNEDRWTTDSAEVYRFDEKNSVSCLNNIPDNIILSEPPANFQKNLSSVDEMRISEAKEFIAALKKNGLPYYEALSKYHRRFSFPFTIFIVLFFSISLGGKFKKNILLMSILFSLGIATLFYVTEMVTMLSAKWEYISPLAGAWTPIFIFSILSIFLLKKSRT; encoded by the coding sequence ATGAAGCTGCTTCAAAGATACTTGCTTAAACTTTTTATACCAACCTTCGTTGTAGCAATGCTTTTTTTTATCTTGCTTTTACAGCTGGGAGACTTATTTGCCAATATAGTTGCCTATCTTCAAAACGGAGCGCAGTTTAAAGATATTGTAAAAGTTATGTGGCTCTACATTCCTAAATGTATTGCTTATTCCGTGCCCTTGGCAATTCTTTTTGCCGGCTCATATACAATGGGAAATTTATATGCACAAAATGAACTTACATCGATATTTTCGGCGGGAATATCGTTAGGGCGTTTTACTCTTCCCCTTTTGGTTTTAGGATTTTTCTTTTCCGTAGGGATGATTTTTTTTGAAGACAATGTGGTTATAAAGTATTTTTATGAAAAAACGCAGCTTTCAAAAAAACTTTTGCAAGAAGAAGAAAGTTTGGATACTCAAGACTTGGTAATTTTATCCGAACTCGGAAAAATCGTATACACGGCCGATTATTTTAATGCAGAAAATCAAACTCTTGCAAATGCCTACATAATAGTCCGTGATGAGGATGGAAATTTATCGTTGGTTATTAAAAGCTCTCATATGGTCTGGAATGAAGACCGTTGGACTACTGACAGTGCTGAAGTCTACCGATTTGATGAAAAAAATAGTGTAAGCTGCTTGAACAATATTCCCGATAATATAATTCTTTCAGAGCCTCCGGCCAATTTTCAAAAAAATCTAAGCTCGGTAGATGAAATGAGAATTTCGGAAGCAAAAGAATTTATAGCAGCTCTTAAAAAGAACGGCCTTCCTTATTATGAGGCTCTTTCAAAATATCACAGGCGCTTTTCGTTTCCGTTTACTATTTTTATAGTCTTGTTTTTTTCGATTTCTTTGGGCGGTAAATTTAAAAAGAATATCCTGCTGATGAGTATCTTATTCAGTTTGGGAATAGCAACTCTTTTCTACGTTACGGAAATGGTTACTATGTTAAGTGCCAAGTGGGAATATATCTCGCCCCTTGCAGGAGCGTGGACTCCTATTTTTATATTCTCTATTTTAAGTATCTTTTTACTAAAAAAATCGCGGACTTAG
- a CDS encoding YbaN family protein, which translates to MKIINIFWIVLGFICLGLGVIGIIMPILPTTPFFLVTVVCFARGSERLKQWFMSTSFHKKYIQSFYEKKGMTLKNKLIILSFASIMLVAAFYFSAKPYARILIACVFLAKYYVFIFKIKTLPDDEKSAIKADAGCVEQR; encoded by the coding sequence ATGAAGATAATAAATATTTTTTGGATTGTGTTGGGCTTTATTTGTCTGGGCCTTGGAGTTATAGGTATTATTATGCCTATTTTACCGACAACGCCCTTTTTTTTAGTAACAGTCGTATGCTTTGCTAGGGGCTCGGAAAGACTAAAACAATGGTTTATGAGCACATCTTTTCATAAAAAATACATTCAAAGCTTTTACGAAAAAAAGGGTATGACTTTAAAAAACAAGCTTATCATACTTTCCTTTGCCTCAATCATGCTTGTTGCCGCTTTTTATTTTTCGGCTAAGCCCTATGCCCGAATCTTAATAGCCTGTGTATTTTTGGCTAAATATTACGTATTTATCTTTAAGATAAAAACTCTTCCGGATGATGAAAAATCGGCAATAAAAGCAGATGCGGGTTGTGTTGAACAAAGATAA
- a CDS encoding nitrous oxide-stimulated promoter family protein yields the protein MRVVLNKDKKEQEKKLIAIMIDMYRSFKGREMSDEELDELFLYASKRIETCIYRRNDEKKPFCNVCPVHCYKSDMREKIRKVMRYAGPRLLFKRPILSLKHLFKTIYAKKHHPKPPGRFK from the coding sequence ATGCGGGTTGTGTTGAACAAAGATAAAAAAGAACAAGAAAAAAAGCTCATTGCTATTATGATAGATATGTACCGCTCTTTTAAAGGAAGAGAAATGAGTGATGAGGAGCTTGATGAGCTTTTTTTATATGCATCAAAGAGGATTGAAACCTGCATTTATCGCAGAAATGATGAAAAAAAGCCTTTTTGCAATGTCTGTCCTGTGCATTGCTATAAAAGCGATATGCGTGAAAAAATAAGAAAGGTAATGAGGTATGCAGGACCGAGACTTTTATTTAAACGTCCCATTTTAAGTTTAAAGCACCTTTTTAAGACAATTTATGCAAAAAAACATCATCCGAAGCCTCCGGGGAGATTTAAGTAA
- the rpsL gene encoding 30S ribosomal protein S12, translating into MPTINQLIKKGRKSAAVKTKSPALQSCPQKRGVCTSVKTITPKKPNSALRKVARIRLSNGIEVTAYIPGIGHNLQEHSVVLVRGGRVKDLPGVRYHIIRGTKDALGVEDRKRGRSKYGAKRPKA; encoded by the coding sequence ATGCCTACAATTAATCAATTGATAAAAAAGGGACGCAAATCTGCTGCAGTTAAGACAAAGAGTCCTGCTTTACAGTCTTGCCCCCAAAAGCGCGGTGTTTGCACCAGCGTTAAGACGATTACGCCTAAAAAACCGAACTCGGCCTTAAGAAAGGTTGCCCGTATCCGTTTAAGTAACGGAATCGAAGTAACCGCTTATATTCCCGGTATCGGACACAACTTGCAGGAACACTCCGTTGTTCTCGTAAGAGGCGGACGTGTTAAGGACCTCCCGGGTGTACGCTATCACATTATACGCGGTACTAAAGACGCTCTCGGTGTAGAAGACAGAAAACGAGGCCGCTCCAAGTACGGAGCCAAGAGGCCCAAGGCTTAG
- the rpsG gene encoding 30S ribosomal protein S7: MGRGKITARRPVAPDSKYNSVVVTRFIGRMMLSGKKSITTKIMYDSFDKIKEKTGEEPLAVFSKALDNVKPVVEVKSRRVGGATYQVPMDIPEGRREALAMRWIIGAARKRSGHEMSERLASELIDAYNNTGTAFKKKEEVHRMAEANKAFAHFRW; encoded by the coding sequence ATGGGTAGAGGAAAAATTACTGCAAGACGCCCTGTTGCTCCCGACAGCAAGTACAATAGCGTGGTAGTTACCCGCTTTATCGGAAGAATGATGCTTTCAGGAAAAAAGAGCATTACTACAAAGATCATGTACGATTCTTTTGATAAAATCAAGGAAAAGACCGGCGAAGAGCCATTGGCCGTTTTTTCAAAGGCCTTGGACAACGTAAAACCCGTTGTTGAAGTAAAATCCCGCCGAGTCGGAGGTGCCACCTATCAGGTTCCGATGGACATTCCGGAGGGAAGGCGAGAAGCCTTGGCTATGCGCTGGATTATCGGTGCTGCTCGAAAAAGAAGCGGTCATGAGATGTCCGAAAGATTGGCTTCAGAGCTGATCGATGCATACAACAACACCGGAACAGCCTTCAAAAAGAAGGAAGAAGTTCACAGAATGGCCGAAGCAAACAAAGCTTTTGCACACTTCAGGTGGTAG
- the fusA gene encoding elongation factor G, translated as MGNDISKMRNIGISAHIDSGKTTLSERILFYCDRIHALHEVRGKDGVGATMDNMELEKERGITIQSASTQVKWKDYTVNVIDTPGHVDFTIEVERSLRVLDGAILVLCSVGGVQSQSITVDRQLKRYHVPRIAFVNKCDRTGANPFKVRMQLREKLGLNAYMMQIPIGLEDKLEGVVDLVTMKAMYFEGENGTQIRMAEIPQHLLADAQKYREEMIDAATMFSDELAEAFLEGAETEEMIRAAVRKGTLAEQFVPVFLGSAYKNKGIQPLLDAVGYYLPDPTEIENTALDLDENEKPVVLGTDENAPVVALGFKLEDGKYGQLTYVRVYQGTLKKGEELFNTRAKKKFKVGRLVRMNSATMEDINEGGPGDIVALFGIDCASGDTFCGENLNYAMSSMYVPDPVISLSLTPKDKQAADQMSKALNRFTKEDPTFRSYVDKESNQTIIQGMGELHLEVYIERMKREYKCDVETGMPQVAYREAITQRADFNYTHKKQTGGSGQFGRVAGFIEPCTEQDYEFDNQIKGGAIPSEFIPSCDKGFKEAIKRGTLIGFPIVGTKVTINDGQSHPVDSSDMAFQAAAIGAFREAYKAAKPAILEPIMKVSIEGPQEFQGNIFGLINQRRGIIISSTEDDNFTRVDAEVPLSEMFGFSTILRSSTQGKAEYSMEFAKYGKAPASISEELIKEYEAKRLAEKK; from the coding sequence ATGGGTAATGATATTTCTAAGATGAGAAATATCGGTATTAGTGCTCACATTGACTCCGGTAAAACAACTCTTTCGGAACGAATTCTTTTTTATTGTGATAGAATTCATGCTTTACACGAGGTCCGCGGAAAAGACGGTGTGGGTGCTACGATGGATAATATGGAGCTTGAAAAGGAACGAGGTATCACGATTCAGTCAGCTTCAACTCAGGTTAAATGGAAGGATTATACGGTTAACGTAATTGACACTCCCGGGCACGTAGACTTCACAATCGAAGTTGAACGTTCTTTACGCGTTTTGGACGGAGCTATCTTGGTTCTTTGTTCTGTCGGAGGTGTTCAGTCCCAATCTATCACTGTTGACAGACAGTTAAAACGCTATCATGTTCCCCGAATTGCATTTGTAAATAAGTGCGACAGAACCGGTGCTAACCCGTTTAAAGTTAGGATGCAGCTTAGGGAAAAACTAGGGCTCAATGCTTATATGATGCAGATTCCCATAGGTTTGGAAGATAAGCTTGAAGGCGTTGTAGACCTTGTTACTATGAAGGCTATGTATTTTGAAGGCGAAAACGGTACCCAGATCCGCATGGCCGAAATTCCCCAGCATCTTTTAGCCGATGCTCAAAAATACAGGGAAGAAATGATTGATGCCGCTACCATGTTCTCAGATGAACTGGCAGAAGCCTTTTTGGAAGGTGCCGAAACCGAAGAAATGATAAGAGCCGCAGTCAGAAAGGGAACCCTGGCAGAGCAGTTTGTTCCCGTCTTCCTCGGTTCAGCTTATAAAAATAAGGGTATCCAGCCCCTTTTGGATGCGGTAGGTTATTATCTCCCCGATCCGACAGAAATCGAAAATACGGCTTTAGATCTCGATGAAAATGAAAAGCCGGTCGTTCTTGGTACGGATGAAAATGCTCCGGTAGTTGCATTAGGCTTTAAGCTTGAAGACGGAAAATACGGACAGCTTACCTATGTCCGAGTTTATCAAGGAACTTTAAAGAAGGGTGAGGAGTTATTTAATACCCGTGCCAAAAAGAAGTTTAAGGTAGGCCGTTTGGTTCGAATGAACTCCGCAACTATGGAAGATATTAACGAGGGTGGTCCCGGCGACATTGTAGCTCTTTTCGGTATCGACTGTGCTTCGGGAGATACATTCTGCGGAGAAAACCTAAACTATGCAATGAGTTCCATGTATGTTCCGGATCCCGTTATCTCTCTTTCGCTTACACCGAAAGATAAGCAGGCTGCCGATCAAATGTCCAAGGCTCTTAACCGCTTTACAAAAGAAGACCCGACTTTTAGGAGCTATGTAGACAAGGAATCGAACCAGACCATTATTCAGGGTATGGGCGAGCTTCACTTGGAAGTTTATATTGAGCGAATGAAGAGAGAATATAAGTGTGATGTTGAAACAGGTATGCCTCAGGTTGCTTACAGAGAAGCTATTACCCAGAGGGCAGATTTTAACTATACTCACAAAAAGCAGACAGGCGGTTCCGGTCAGTTCGGCCGTGTTGCAGGCTTTATCGAGCCTTGCACCGAGCAAGATTATGAGTTTGACAATCAGATAAAGGGAGGAGCAATTCCTTCGGAATTTATACCTTCTTGCGATAAGGGCTTTAAGGAAGCCATTAAGAGGGGAACCCTCATCGGATTCCCGATTGTCGGAACTAAGGTTACTATAAATGACGGGCAGTCCCACCCTGTAGACTCCTCGGATATGGCCTTCCAAGCTGCTGCAATCGGAGCCTTCCGTGAGGCTTACAAGGCTGCAAAACCTGCAATTCTTGAGCCCATTATGAAGGTTTCAATCGAAGGACCTCAGGAATTCCAAGGTAATATCTTCGGTCTCATAAATCAAAGGCGCGGAATTATTATTTCATCAACTGAAGACGATAACTTTACCCGTGTAGATGCCGAAGTTCCGTTAAGCGAAATGTTCGGATTTTCTACCATTCTGCGTTCTTCAACACAGGGAAAGGCTGAATACTCTATGGAATTTGCCAAGTACGGCAAGGCTCCGGCAAGTATTTCGGAAGAACTGATAAAAGAATACGAAGCTAAAAGGCTTGCAGAAAAAAAATAA
- a CDS encoding AAA family ATPase, which translates to MLKEDLIEKSPMRKLEKALGGGLAAGEVGVVTSKKGVGKTSILVQFGLDKLLQDKPVVHISFSQHVDYAITWYNDMFNELAKKKNLGNAPEIKAQAFSKRIVLNFNQDTVRTTQILKTIRALSEGGSKPSVVMIDDFNFAKALPEAMKAMKAFAKEMDVAVWYTAAADVASFEIDESLKKYIDDIDVLLYLENDGDFVRIKALKEHGNGASDTGSSFDAKTMLLSEK; encoded by the coding sequence ATGCTTAAAGAAGATTTGATTGAAAAAAGCCCGATGAGAAAACTTGAAAAAGCTCTCGGCGGCGGCTTGGCAGCAGGTGAGGTAGGTGTTGTTACATCAAAAAAAGGTGTGGGAAAAACATCTATTTTGGTTCAGTTTGGTTTGGATAAACTCTTACAGGACAAACCTGTTGTTCATATATCGTTCAGTCAGCATGTAGACTATGCCATAACTTGGTATAACGATATGTTTAACGAGCTGGCAAAGAAAAAGAACCTCGGCAATGCTCCGGAAATAAAGGCGCAAGCCTTTTCAAAGAGGATTGTCTTAAACTTTAATCAAGATACTGTTAGAACTACTCAGATTTTAAAGACAATCAGGGCCTTGTCCGAAGGAGGCTCAAAGCCGTCAGTAGTTATGATTGACGACTTTAACTTTGCAAAAGCCCTGCCTGAAGCAATGAAGGCAATGAAGGCCTTTGCAAAAGAAATGGACGTAGCTGTTTGGTATACGGCTGCTGCAGATGTTGCTTCTTTTGAAATCGATGAGAGCTTGAAGAAGTATATTGATGACATTGATGTACTTCTCTATCTTGAAAATGACGGGGATTTTGTAAGGATTAAGGCATTAAAGGAACACGGAAACGGAGCTTCCGATACCGGATCTTCTTTTGATGCTAAAACCATGCTTTTGAGCGAAAAATAA
- the rd gene encoding rubredoxin: MDKYVCDLCGYVYDPALGDPDGGIAPGTAFEDIPDDWVCPLCGVGKESFTKV; encoded by the coding sequence ATGGATAAATATGTATGCGATTTATGCGGATATGTGTATGATCCGGCTTTAGGCGATCCCGACGGCGGAATTGCTCCCGGAACAGCATTTGAAGATATACCTGATGATTGGGTATGCCCCCTTTGCGGAGTAGGAAAAGAAAGCTTTACAAAGGTGTGA